The sequence GTAGGGCTGTTTCTGTGGCATTTCCTGTTTACGGGCATCTGGGTCTATGCCGTCTATCGTCTGCCCCTCTCCCACCGGCAGAAGGTAGTGATGTACTGGTTTTGCATGCAGGAGCTGTTTACGGCCGTGGCCAATAGCCAGACCAATCCACTCATTACTGCCATTCCGATCTTCACGTTTCTGGCTTTTGAAAAGCGGCAACCCGTTTGGGCGGCGTTTTTTCTGCTGTTGGGTTTCAACATTAAAATCTACAGCCTGGTTGGCGGAGCCCTGTTTCTGCTCTATCCGCAGAAGGGCAAATTCCTGCTCAGTATGGTGGGATGGGGCGTGGCGATGGCGCTGTTTCCCCTCCTGTTCACCACACCCGATAGCCTGCTTTGGCAATACCAAAACTGGCTGACGGAGCTGCTCAACAAGTCGGATGGCGACAAGTGGCTTAACCTGTCCATTCACCGCCTTATCCACCAGACCATTTCGCCCGACATTTCCAACACGGCCATTATCGCCATGGGGGTGGTGGTGTTCTGTTCGGTGCTGGTCTACGTGCAGCGCTACAAGGAGCTATGGTTCCGGATGATGCTGCTGGCTTCGATCCTGATCTTCCAGGTCATTTTCAACCCCATTGCCGAGTCGCCGGTATTTATCGTGGCCGTCACGGGCGTCATGATCTGGTGGTTTTATAGCCCCAAAACCTGGTACGACCGCGCCATGCTGATCGGCTGTTTCATCTTCACGGTAATGTCGCCCTCCGACCTGTTCCCCAAGGTGTGGCGCGACGAGTTTGTGAAGCCCTACGTGCTCAAAGGCCTGCCCTGTGTGCTCATCTGGTTCCGGCTTATCTACCTGATGCACCGCTACGCGCTGGGCAAAGCCCCCGTCCCCAACTATGACGACGACCAACCACTATCGGTGTCGCCGCAATTAAGCTGAACGCACCGGCTCCAGGTACGTTGCTTTGGCGGCGACTGGGTACGTTATCAGCGTGCCTGTCCGCTGCTGCGTAGCATCTCGTCGGCAATGGTTCGGGTGGTTTCCCACGAAAACGGAATCCAGTCGTCGTAGGCGGCGTCGAGCAGTTCGGTGGCCGACTCCGCTGCCGTTACCTTGTAATCGAACTTGGGCATGCCGCTGACGATGTAGCCGGGGTAATAATAAACCAGGCCCTGCTGACGGGCGAATTCGATCTTTTGCAGCATAAGCACTTTGCCGAGGCTGTAGCGCCGATAGTCGGGGTCATAGACGTTCATGATGCCCGCAATGGTCTGGTTACCCCGGTCAAAGATGCCCACGGCGATCAGGCGCTCCTGATCCCGAATCTCAAGCCCCCAGGTGTCAAACTCCGTAAACAGCGGGCCGCTGTAGAGGCTTTCTTCGATGCTCGCCGGTGCGTCGAAGTCGATGTGTTGCCGGTAGCGGGCATGCAGTTCCTTTATCTCATCGGTCAGCAGGAAGGGTTTGGCCTCGAAGCGAAACCGCGCCGTTCGGCTCAGTAGCTGCCGCTGGGTTTTGCCAAACTGCACCCGCTCCAGGTCGATCCGTAGCCAATGCACGGGATACAGTTTCTCCTCTAAGACCAGAAAGTTGCACGTAAACACGTTCTGGTGCATTCGGAAATAACCCATACTCAGAAACAGATCGAGATCCTGCCCCTTCATGCTGCGATGTGGTCGGTTGGGCGCCGGTTGTGGGGGCACCCGTATGCGTTAGATAACCCGGTGCCGTTTGAATTCCTTCGTGCGGTCAAACAGATACCGGTAGGTGATGTGGCGTTTGCTGATTTTACCGCCCAGCATCTTGGAGAACCGGATCATCCGAACGTTGAAATCGCCGATCCAGTTCAGTTCTAACGCGCTGAATTGATGCTTTTTACCGCCCCACACTTCGCGCGACGGATAGGCAATGGCGATGGCCGACTCGATACCTTTCCCCTGAAAATCAGGCACAACGCCGAAGATCAGGCCGAAGGCTTTGTTGGTCGGCTTAAACAGTTTGTGGTACAGGAACGTGAGTTTGCCGCGCAGGTCCATCTTGCCGTTTACGTGCTTGAAATACTGGTTCAGTTCGGGCAGCATGATGAAAAAAGCCACCGGCTGACGTGACTCCCCCGTGCCGTGGTAGCCAAACCAGATCAGGTTTTCTTCCATCACCGGCTTCATCTTGTTCATCAGCGACAGCGCTTTGTCGGCCGTCATGTCGGGCGTACCCAGAATTTTTGCCCAGGCTTTCGTGTAGATCTCGGCAAAGTCGGCGGCGTATTGGGGCAGCTTATTTTTCTGAATGTGCTCGAAGGTGTATTCGGGGTTGTCGAGGATAGCCTGCGCCCGGTCGAGCACTTTCTGCTGCATGCCGTTGGCCATCAGTTCGTCGTAGTGGATTGCCAATGAAAACGTATGCTGCTGGAAGTAATCCCGGAAACCGTAGTTCTCGAAAAAGGGCACGTAATAGGCCTTCGTGTAGGGCATGCCATAGTTGGGCTCTTTATCAAACCCTTCCACCAAAAGCCCCCACCAGCGGTCGCGGTCGCCGAAATTGATGGGGCCTTCCATGGCCTCCATGCCCCGTTGGGCAAGCCAGTCGCGACAGGCATCCAGCAGTTGGAAAGCCGCAGCCTGGTCGTCAATGCATTCAAAAAAGCCCATGCCGCCCGTCGGTTGGTCTTTCTCGGCTTTGAGCGTCTTCTGGTTCACAAAGGCAGCAACCCGACCCACAGTCTGCCCGGCCTCATCCTTCAGGAGCCAACGAATGCACTCACCGCCCGCTTCAAACAGCTTGTTGCGTTTGGGGTCAAAGACAATCTCGATGTCATCATCCAGGGGCCTGATCCAGCAGGGGTCATTTTTGTAAAGCCGAACCGGCAATTGTAGAAACTCGGTACGAAGAGCCGCATCCTGGCCCACTTCTATCAGTTGCATACCGCAAAGGTAGTTTGTAGTTTGTGGTTTAGCGTTTGACGGTCGTTACTTACCCGGCCGGGTCGGCAACAGCAACAAAATCACAAACCGCAAACTACGAACTACAAACTACCTTTGCAGCATGCAACCCCTCTCGCTTTACAATACGCTCTCCCGCCAGAAAGAACGGTTTGAACCCATTAGCGCGCCGCACGTCGGCCTATATGTGTGTGGACCTACCGTTTATAACTACGTACACCTCGGCAATCTGCGGACGTTCCTGACGTTCGACACGCTCTTCCGCTACCTGACGTTTGTTGGCTATAAGGTCAGGTACGTTCGGAACATCACCGACGTGGGGCACCTGGTCGGCGACGGCGACGAGGGCGAAGACAAAATCGGGCGCATGGCCAAGCTGGAAAAGCTGGAGCCGATGGAGATTGTGCAGCGGTATACTAATAATTTCCACGACGTACTGCTTCAGTTCAACCTGCTGCCGCCGAGCATCGAGCCCACTGCTACGGGCCACATGATCGAGCAGATCGAAGCGGTCAAGGAATTGATTGACAAAGGGCTGGCTTACGAATCGAACGGGTCGGTGTATTTCGACATCGAGGCCTATAACCGCAACGGGGGGCAATACGGGAAGCTGTCAGGCCGGATTCTGGACGATCTGCTGAACGAAACCCGCGAACTCGACGGGCAGAGCGAGAAGCGGAACCCGCTCGATTTTGCGATCTGGAAAAACGCCGCGCCGGAGCACCTGATGCGGTGGCCCTCGCCCTGGGGCATGGGTTTCCCCGGCTGGCACTTAGAGTGCACCTGCATGAGTACCAAGTACCTGGGCACCCAGTTTGATATTCACGGTGGCGGTATGGACCTGAAGTTCCCGCACCACGAATGCGAAATTGCGCAGGGCCACGGCCTCAACGACCACGACCCGGTGCGCTATTGGATGCACTCCAACATGCTGACCGTCAACGGGCAGAAGATGAGTAAGTCGCTGGGCAATTCGTTTCTGCCGTCGGAGTTGGTTTCGGGCAATCACCCGCTGCTCGACCAAGGCTACAGCCCGATGACGGTTCGGTTTTTTATGCTCCAATCGCACTACCGCAGCACGCTCGACTTCTCGAACGAAGCGCTGAAAGCCGCCCAGAAAGGGTATCGGCGGCTCATCAACGGCCTGCGGTTACTGAAAGCCATGACGTTTGAGGCCGACGCCGACGTGCCCATCGACCCGAAACACAGCGAGGAAATTGCTAACTACAGGCAGGCGCTGTACGATGCGCTTAACGACGACCTGAACACGGCCGTCGCCATTGGGCATCTCTTCAGCTTGCTAAAGAAAATCAATCAACTCGACACCCGGCAGCTCACGATGGGGCAGTTGGGCGAGGAGGCGTTCGATCTACTCAAAAACACCTTCGTGCAGTTTATCGAAGACGTGCTGGGCTTGCAGGAAGAACCCATCGGATCGCCGCACCGCCCCACCCCGGCTGCGATGATCACGGGCATGCTCGACCTGTATCGCGAGTACAAAACTCAACGTCTCTACGACAAAGTGGATCAGGTACGTACCTACTTCAAAGCACAGGGGCTGGTGATCCGCGACATGAAACACCGCATCGACTGGGCCTACGAAGAATAGCGGGTATGGCAAAAGATATGTTCCATGAGGCGGTGCGGGTTGCATTGGAAGCAGATGGCTGGCGCATTACCCATGACGGCTATCGCCTCGTTACCGACTTATTGAAAGATGCTCTTACGGTTGACCTAGGCGCAGAAAAGTTGATAACCGCAGAGAAAGGACTTCACAAAATAGCCGTTGAGGTAAAGAGTTTCCTTGGCGATTCACTTGTTTATGATTTTCACAGCGCCTTGGGCCAAATGTTAATGTATCAGGTCAACATCGAATTACAGGAACCGGATCGACTATTGTACCTGGCGATTCCTGAACCGGCCTATGAACGAATGAACCGGCAGCGTGTTTTTGCAGTAGTCGCCGCGCGTTACAAAATCAATTTTGTTATTTACGAGCCGATTAGCAGGCAAATTGTCAAATGGATAGCGCACAACGAATAGGCCATTATGCCGCCATCGTGAGTCAGTATTTGGCGGAGCATGAGGATCAGGAAATTGAGGGTGAGTCATACCGTCGGGTGGTGATCGTAGACCGGGACCACCACCACTATCAATTAGTTGCTACGGGTTGGGTGACGCCCAGCCGCTTTGTTGATGCCTTATTAATCCATCTACAAATAAAAGCTGATGGTAAAACGTGGCTGTTGGAAAACAGCACTGAATTGCACGTAGCTCAGGATTTAGCAGATCGCGGCATCGCTAAAGAAGACATCGTCCTGGGCTTTCATCCGCCCCAGTACAGAGCGTTGACAGGATATGCAATTGCCTAGCGATGGGTACGTCCCGGCCTCGTTGCTTACCTCTATAGTGAGTAAGACTACACCGTTGGTGTAGGTGTAAGCGTTAAGTAATCAGCCAGCATTCGGTTGGCTACTTCTACCTTTATGAAAAAAGCCTTTCCGGCCATAATGGCCTGTGCGTTATTCGTTGCCGCCTGCGACGATAAGAAAAACCAGTCGTCAGAAGCGACCGAATCAGGATCAACCATGGTAGCCGCTCCGGCCTTCTCGAGTGACTCAGCTTATGCCTTTATTGAGCAGCAACTGGCGTTTGGCCCGCGTGTACCCAACACGCCTGCTCACGTGCGCGGCGGCGACTACATCGCGGCGAAGCTGAAAGCCTACGGCTGTGAGGTTACCGAGCAGCCGTTTACGGCAAAAGCCTGGGATGGCACCATCATCAAAGGCCGCAACATCATCGGCAGTATCAATCCGGCGGCAGCCAAACGCATCCTGTTTTCGTCGCACTGGGACAGCCGCCCCCGCGCCGACAACGATAGCCTCGCGGCCAACCACACTAAGCCCGTGGCGGCGGCCAACGACGGCGCCAGTGGCGTAGCGGTCCTGCTCGAAATGGCCCGTACCATTCAGCAGGCGAAAACCAAACCAACCGTAGGCATCGATCTGGTCTTTTTTGATGCCGAAGACTGGGGCGACGGCGATGAAGCGGGGAACGATAAAGAAAAGGTTGGTGGTAAGGTCGATCAGGCAGCCTCCGAGATTGATTATATCGGCTTTTGCTTGGGCTCGCGTTACTGGGCTAAAAACCCGCACAAGCCCGGCTATACCGCTTATTACGGGGTTTTACTCGATATGGTAGGCGCTAAAGGGGCTACTTTCCCCAAAGAAGGCTATTCATTGCAGTTTGCGCCAAGTGTTGTGCAAACTATCTGGAACACGGCTAGCCAATTAGGTTATAGCCAGTTCTTCACCGATACCAATGGGGCACCCATTCTTGATGATCACATCGCCCCCAATACCATTGCCAAAATCCCGGTTGTCGATATAATTCATCAGCAAAGCAACGGCTTAAGTACTTTCTTCCCCGATTGGCACACTACCGAAGATGATATGCGTAACATCGACCGGAATACGCTCAAGGCCGTTGGGCAGACGCTGATTCAGGTTGCCTACAACGAACAGCCCGATGCTGCCTAACATGAACCGGATCCTTTCTGCCACCGCCCTTTTGGCGGTTTGCCTAAGTTGCTCAGGCCCCGACAGCCTTGGCAAGCTCAACCTGAAAGCCTGGCGCGACGATCGTGGCGCCTGCAACGGGGTACGTCCCGGTCTGCTTGATGACTTCATGGCGGTCCGCGATCAGATCAAAGGCATTCATTCCAATGATCTGGGCAAAATGCTCGGCCGCCCCGACATCAACCAGATTACCGACCGCAACCAGAAACTGTACATCTATTACGTCGAGAAAGGACCGCAATGCGATGGCAACGTCGGGGCCAAATCGAATGCCAAGAGCGTCGCCCTGCGCGTCAATGCCGTTGGCCTGGTTTCAGAGGTAACGATTCAAAACGGAATCCCATGAGGAGCACCTCGCTGGGCTAACAAAAAAGCGTCCCTGGTCGTTGAAGTCGTTTGCTGATGACTTCCAGACCAGGGACGCTTTTTGTTGGACTTCTAAGCGGCTAGAGGTAAAACTTCTTCCGGCTGATCATCTCCTCGACGACATCAGGCACCATGTAGCGAATCGGCCGGTTAGCCCGCACGGCATCGCGGATAAACGTCGCCGAAATATCGAGCAACGGAGCCGACACAAGCCGCACGTTGGGGTGTTCCCGAAACAGGCTCGCTGTGGCCACGATTCCATTACGCAGGGGGCGTGGGTACACATACAGCCCGAATTCATCCAAGATACGCTCGTAGGCCTTCCAGTTGGCAAATTGGTCGAGGTTGTCTTCGCCCATGATTAGCCGAAAGGTGTGCTGCGGAAACTTCTCACGCAACCGATCCAGCGTATCGATCGTGTAGCTGGGTTTGGGCATCGAGAACTCAATGTCGGTCGCCTTCAGCCGACTGTTATCAGCAATAGCCCGTTCCACCATATCGAGCCGGTCAAACTCGTGCAGCAGACTTTTCGTCTTTTTGAACGGGTTCTGCGGCGACACCACAAACCAGACCTGTTCCAAGTCGGTTGTGTGAGCCATTGTGTTGGCGATAATCAGGTGGCCAACGTGAATGGGATTAAACGAGCCAAAGAAAAGTCCGATTGTCATATCGAAGCGGAAAAGGCGCAGCTAGATTTCAGCCCCTTTGGCAGGTACCACATTCTTCTGCAGAAAATCGTCGATCAGCTTCTGGGATTTCTGGTAGGAATCCTCGAGCTCATCGTTCACCAGAATCACGTCGAACTGATTTTGAAATGACATCTCGAAGTGCACCTTGAACAGACGCTTCGAGAGGCTGTCTTCGGTCTCGGTGTTTCGGCCAATAAGCCGTTGCCGTAGCGTTTCTTCGTCGGGGACTTTTACAAAAACAGCCAACGCACGGTCGCCGTAGTATTTCTTCAGCTTCAGTCCGCCCTGCACGTCGACGTCGAACAAAACGTGTTTACCACTCGCCCATACCCGCTCGATTTCCGACTTAAGCGTGCCGTAGAACGCCCCTACGTAGACTTCTTCCCACTCGACAAACTCATCGTTATCGATCTTCTCTTTAAACTCGTCTGGAGTCAGGAAGTAATAATCCTTGCCATTCTGTTCGGCACGGCCGCGGCGGTCGCGGGTACAGGCTGAAATTGAGAAGCCTAAATTGTCATTGGTATTGAGCAAGTGCCGGACGATGGTTGTCTTACCGGAGCCGGATGGTGCCGAAAAAATAATGAGTTTGCCTTCCAAAGGGATTGCTGTTTTGAGTGATCACTGATTTACTCAGGGTGGTCAGTCAGACAAAAGTACAAAAATCCGGGCAGCCGGGCTTCACCCCCGCTGTCTGTCAGGTACGTTGTAACGCAACTACCCTATCCGGTTCGTTGGAAGCGACAACGCGCGAATGGCCGAATACGCTAAATCAAAACTCGACGCTTACAAGGAGGCTTTTGAGCGAAAGGCATCCGCTCAGGGGTACCGCGCCGTAACGTTGTCGCCGCGTCATACGGGTTGCCGCCTTTGTTTACAACACGTGCAACCAGTTGACGATCAACACATCCTTCACCGTTAAACGCTGCTATGCCATGCTGCACATGCGCCCCCTTCTCCTGTCAACGGCTCTGCTACTAAGCCTGATTTTTGGTTGCAAAAAATCGAGTGATCCCGCCGCCAATTCGTCCTGTACGCAGGCCAACATTACCGAAAAAGCCAACGCCTATTCAGCAGCTATCCAGACGTATTCCAACGCCCCAACAAACGCAAATTGCAAAGCTGTAGTGGTCGCCTACGATAATTACCTGGCCGTAGCTCAGAACTGTTCTTCCGTCACGCAGGCTAGTGTCACTGCCATTCAGCAAGCTCGCGCCGATTTAGCTAAAACTTGCCAATGAGTAAGCTACATACGTTTAAAAAAGGAACGGGGTACATTAAACGTAATGGTTTAATGTACCCCGTTTTGGTAATGTCTTTCTCCCGACTTAGCTGAACGCAGCGATACGGGTGCGGATGTTTTCGATAATCTTCTCGGGACAGCACCGCTTCTCCATCCGATTTTGTAAAAGTGCCTTTACCTCTTGTTCAAGATGATACATCTGAATGCAGGGTTGGCACGATTCTAAGTTACGTTGCAGACGGTCGAGGTCCTGTTCGTTTCCCGCTCCATCAAGTACCATCTGAATAAACTTCAAACAGTCGGCCTGGTGCTCGCACTCATGCTTCATACTCCTCGGGGCCTCCGACGGTGATTTGGGCAAAGACGTTTGCATTGGAAAAATTTTATTTATTCCAAGATTAGTTATATTGTCGTTGTTAGTCTAACCAAACTATGTATCGAAAAAGTTCTTATCAGTCGTCAAGATTTTCGTTGTATCCCATCGAAGCCGCATAATCGCGCAGTTTTTCTTTCAACAGGTTACGGGCCCGGTGCAACCGCGACCGAACCGTACCGATGGGAATGTCTAGAATCTTGGCCATCTCCTCATACGTAAATCCTTCGATGTCGCAGAGAATAATGACCGTCCGAAAATCGACGGGTAATGAGTTTAGGGCTGTAGCTACTTCATCGCCGATCAGGTCCGACACCGTCTCGGCCCGCAGGTCGACCGTGTGTTCGGTTTCCGAGTCTTCCGAATTGTAGGTCGTCTCAACGTCGTGGTAGTCGACTTTGGCCGGTTCCTTACTTTTCTTCCGATAATCGTTGATGAAGCTATTCTTCAGGATTCTGAACAGCCATGCTTTGGCGTTGGTTCCCTGTTCAAATGAAGAGATGAACCGGAACGCCTTCAGGTACGTGTCCTGCACAAGGTCGTTGGCGTCGTCCTCGTCTGTGGTCAGGCGAAAGGCAAAATTGTACATGGAGTCGATGTGGGGCATGAACTCCTTGTTGAAGATTTGGTACTTCTGCTCTTCAGTGTATCCGCGAGTAGGCGAAGGTGTCGAGTCTGACATAGTTTCGGGCATTGTCGACATAAATGTAGGCGTTAAAGTCGGTTAGCCTCAACTGCCGCCAGTAAATTAACTATACCTTGGGGAGCGAGCTACACTGGCAGTTGCCAGTACTAGTGTACTGCAAAAACCAAACCTTTGTTCAAGAAAAAGCTTTATCGGCCAAAATGGCAGAACTAAACAATTTTCAGTTGTGTTTACTTCACCCTTTGGTGTCAGGTACGTAGGTTGGCATGGCTTCTGCTTGCCGGGTCCGCACTCAGTTTCGGGTAAAAAACTGAATCAGTACGATGCTCAGCGTGGTGAACAGCGCGCTCGCCAACGTCCGTAACAAGCTGGGTACTAACAGCGATATACTGCCCGCTTCGATCAGGAAAAGCACGCCGTGGTGGATTAGCACCAGCACAATGACATACTTGAAAAAGTCGGCGAAACCCAACTCCTGCAACGTAAAAACCACCCTCGATTCGAGCATGCGCTGCCCCATCTGCACGCGCACAATCAGCGGCCGCAGGTAGGCCATCAGCACCGTAGCGGCGGCGTGCATGCCTAACGTGTTATAAAATGTATCAACGATAATGCCGGTGGCGAAGGCCAGCAGCAGCAGCACCGTCTGGCTTATTTCGTTGGGCAACAATAAGATACAGGCTACGTAGAGAAAACAGAAGCCATAGTCGAAGATGACCAGGTTCCGGACAATCAGAATCTGAAGGGTTAGGTAAAGCAGGAATAAGATGCTGATCGTGATGATTTCGCGGAGCGTCATAGAGAATGGCAGTGGGCGGGGCCGCCAAGTATCCGCGAAGGTAATGCAGATAGCCGACAGCTATTTTATTCGTTACTTCTCGCTATCGATTTGCTTCTCGACCTGCGACTGCTGCTCAGCCTGTTTGTTATCGACGACATAGACGTAGAGCAGGCTGCTAAAATTCGTCGACAAAGCTACGCTGAGGTCGTGGAAAGGCTGCGCTGGCTGGGTACGTACCTCACTGATACGCCCAATGAGGATACCCGGCGGGAACACAGAGTTGTATTCTGAGGTCATCACCGAATCACCCTTGCTAACTGGCTTATTCCGTGAGATATCCACCAGCGTCATGCGCGTTGGGTCGATACCGGGCCAGCGGGCCGTACCGATTTCTTCGGCCTTTACCAGCCGAGCCGATACCCGAAACTCGGAATGCAGGATTGAGGTGACAACGGAATAGTGCTCATTACAGAAACGTACCCGGCCCACAATACCCGTTGGCGAGATTACGCCCATGCCGGGCCGAATGCCATCGGCAGTACCCTTATCAATGGTCAGGGTATTATTGGCCAGTGTCGTGGTGTTATTGATCACCTTAGCCACAGTAAATTGGAACCGGTTGGCAAATAACGAGTCGGCTTTGTAAGCAGTCGGGGCAGCCGGGCTGCCTTGCTGACGTTGTGTCAGTTGGGTTGTCAAGCGCTTATTCTCGGCTGCCAGATCCGCGTTGACCTGCCGTAGGTTGGTGTATTCGCGCGCCGAATTCGACCAGGCCAACATCTGCGCGGCGTAGCGGTTGGACGTGTTGAAGAAGCTCGCACTCCAGTAATTGTTGGTGTTAACCACGAAGTAAAAGCACAGTACTTCGAGCAACACAAACAGGATGAAGTTGCGGCTCTGGGCAATAAAGGCAAAGAGTTGTTCCACGCGGCGGAAGGTGGGAGGGTATAAATCGTAAAATTGCTGGCGCTTGGGGCGTCTAGTCGAAGCCCCAAGCGCCAGCAATTTTTATACGCTTCTGCGTTACGAAATCAGCACCGACTTGTACATATCGAGGTTTTTGATCACCTCGCCTGTCCCTTTCACCACGGCCTTGAGCGGATCATCGGCCACGTGAATAGGGAGTTTGGTTTTCGTCGCCAGCCGTTTGTCGAGGCCGTGCAGCAGCGCGCCACCGCCCGTCAGGTGAATACCGTTGGTGTAGATATCGGCCGAGAGTTCGGGCGGCGATACTTCCAGGGCTTTCATTACGGCTTCTTCGATCTTCGAGATTGACTTGTCGAGGGCGTAGGCGATTTCGCTATACGTCACTTTAATCTCCTTCGGAATACCCGTCATCAAGTCACGACCGCGGATTTCGTAGTCGGTTGGCGGGTTGTCGAGTTCGGGCAGAGCTGAGCCCACTTCCA comes from Fibrella aestuarina BUZ 2 and encodes:
- the cysS gene encoding cysteine--tRNA ligase: MQPLSLYNTLSRQKERFEPISAPHVGLYVCGPTVYNYVHLGNLRTFLTFDTLFRYLTFVGYKVRYVRNITDVGHLVGDGDEGEDKIGRMAKLEKLEPMEIVQRYTNNFHDVLLQFNLLPPSIEPTATGHMIEQIEAVKELIDKGLAYESNGSVYFDIEAYNRNGGQYGKLSGRILDDLLNETRELDGQSEKRNPLDFAIWKNAAPEHLMRWPSPWGMGFPGWHLECTCMSTKYLGTQFDIHGGGMDLKFPHHECEIAQGHGLNDHDPVRYWMHSNMLTVNGQKMSKSLGNSFLPSELVSGNHPLLDQGYSPMTVRFFMLQSHYRSTLDFSNEALKAAQKGYRRLINGLRLLKAMTFEADADVPIDPKHSEEIANYRQALYDALNDDLNTAVAIGHLFSLLKKINQLDTRQLTMGQLGEEAFDLLKNTFVQFIEDVLGLQEEPIGSPHRPTPAAMITGMLDLYREYKTQRLYDKVDQVRTYFKAQGLVIRDMKHRIDWAYEE
- a CDS encoding element excision factor XisI family protein; protein product: MDSAQRIGHYAAIVSQYLAEHEDQEIEGESYRRVVIVDRDHHHYQLVATGWVTPSRFVDALLIHLQIKADGKTWLLENSTELHVAQDLADRGIAKEDIVLGFHPPQYRALTGYAIA
- a CDS encoding glycosyltransferase family 87 protein, which codes for MLSFFKKPLFSDFRFIFGVFAVLALFVSIRTVFITQSNNYLIFYHTLDHLIEGTDLYAKYPAEYEDRNHYAPSFGALFSPIFLLPYSVGLFLWHFLFTGIWVYAVYRLPLSHRQKVVMYWFCMQELFTAVANSQTNPLITAIPIFTFLAFEKRQPVWAAFFLLLGFNIKIYSLVGGALFLLYPQKGKFLLSMVGWGVAMALFPLLFTTPDSLLWQYQNWLTELLNKSDGDKWLNLSIHRLIHQTISPDISNTAIIAMGVVVFCSVLVYVQRYKELWFRMMLLASILIFQVIFNPIAESPVFIVAVTGVMIWWFYSPKTWYDRAMLIGCFIFTVMSPSDLFPKVWRDEFVKPYVLKGLPCVLIWFRLIYLMHRYALGKAPVPNYDDDQPLSVSPQLS
- the gmk gene encoding guanylate kinase, coding for MEGKLIIFSAPSGSGKTTIVRHLLNTNDNLGFSISACTRDRRGRAEQNGKDYYFLTPDEFKEKIDNDEFVEWEEVYVGAFYGTLKSEIERVWASGKHVLFDVDVQGGLKLKKYYGDRALAVFVKVPDEETLRQRLIGRNTETEDSLSKRLFKVHFEMSFQNQFDVILVNDELEDSYQKSQKLIDDFLQKNVVPAKGAEI
- the nadD gene encoding nicotinate (nicotinamide) nucleotide adenylyltransferase; the encoded protein is MTIGLFFGSFNPIHVGHLIIANTMAHTTDLEQVWFVVSPQNPFKKTKSLLHEFDRLDMVERAIADNSRLKATDIEFSMPKPSYTIDTLDRLREKFPQHTFRLIMGEDNLDQFANWKAYERILDEFGLYVYPRPLRNGIVATASLFREHPNVRLVSAPLLDISATFIRDAVRANRPIRYMVPDVVEEMISRKKFYL
- a CDS encoding sigma-70 family RNA polymerase sigma factor yields the protein MSTMPETMSDSTPSPTRGYTEEQKYQIFNKEFMPHIDSMYNFAFRLTTDEDDANDLVQDTYLKAFRFISSFEQGTNAKAWLFRILKNSFINDYRKKSKEPAKVDYHDVETTYNSEDSETEHTVDLRAETVSDLIGDEVATALNSLPVDFRTVIILCDIEGFTYEEMAKILDIPIGTVRSRLHRARNLLKEKLRDYAASMGYNENLDD
- a CDS encoding element excision factor XisH family protein gives rise to the protein MAKDMFHEAVRVALEADGWRITHDGYRLVTDLLKDALTVDLGAEKLITAEKGLHKIAVEVKSFLGDSLVYDFHSALGQMLMYQVNIELQEPDRLLYLAIPEPAYERMNRQRVFAVVAARYKINFVIYEPISRQIVKWIAHNE
- a CDS encoding M28 family peptidase, translating into MKKAFPAIMACALFVAACDDKKNQSSEATESGSTMVAAPAFSSDSAYAFIEQQLAFGPRVPNTPAHVRGGDYIAAKLKAYGCEVTEQPFTAKAWDGTIIKGRNIIGSINPAAAKRILFSSHWDSRPRADNDSLAANHTKPVAAANDGASGVAVLLEMARTIQQAKTKPTVGIDLVFFDAEDWGDGDEAGNDKEKVGGKVDQAASEIDYIGFCLGSRYWAKNPHKPGYTAYYGVLLDMVGAKGATFPKEGYSLQFAPSVVQTIWNTASQLGYSQFFTDTNGAPILDDHIAPNTIAKIPVVDIIHQQSNGLSTFFPDWHTTEDDMRNIDRNTLKAVGQTLIQVAYNEQPDAA
- a CDS encoding GNAT family N-acetyltransferase, with amino-acid sequence MKGQDLDLFLSMGYFRMHQNVFTCNFLVLEEKLYPVHWLRIDLERVQFGKTQRQLLSRTARFRFEAKPFLLTDEIKELHARYRQHIDFDAPASIEESLYSGPLFTEFDTWGLEIRDQERLIAVGIFDRGNQTIAGIMNVYDPDYRRYSLGKVLMLQKIEFARQQGLVYYYPGYIVSGMPKFDYKVTAAESATELLDAAYDDWIPFSWETTRTIADEMLRSSGQAR
- the mreC gene encoding rod shape-determining protein MreC, yielding MEQLFAFIAQSRNFILFVLLEVLCFYFVVNTNNYWSASFFNTSNRYAAQMLAWSNSAREYTNLRQVNADLAAENKRLTTQLTQRQQGSPAAPTAYKADSLFANRFQFTVAKVINNTTTLANNTLTIDKGTADGIRPGMGVISPTGIVGRVRFCNEHYSVVTSILHSEFRVSARLVKAEEIGTARWPGIDPTRMTLVDISRNKPVSKGDSVMTSEYNSVFPPGILIGRISEVRTQPAQPFHDLSVALSTNFSSLLYVYVVDNKQAEQQSQVEKQIDSEK